In Jatrophihabitans sp., a single window of DNA contains:
- a CDS encoding ABC transporter substrate-binding protein: MRRSIVVFAGLAVTGSLALAGCAKNEPKSSTPTTSATVGAVSKDQAAADLLPASLKSSGKLIVGINVPYAPNEYKDPSGKIVGWEVDLLNAMATKLGVTPVLQESGFDNIIPSVKGGKFNIGMSSFTDNKTREAQVDFVNYYSAGTQWAAPAGKTVDPDNACGMKIAVQTSTTQETDDLPARSKACTAAGKKAITIVKIDSQDAVNQAVILGQAEAFAADSPITQYAVKQSNGKLALAGEIYGAAPYGFVVAKDAGTLKQALQKAVQSMIDDGTYKQVLDKWGVGAGGLTQATVNGAQS; encoded by the coding sequence ATGCGTCGTTCCATCGTCGTCTTCGCCGGACTCGCCGTCACCGGCTCGCTGGCCCTGGCCGGGTGCGCGAAGAATGAGCCCAAGTCCAGCACGCCGACCACGTCGGCGACTGTCGGCGCCGTCAGCAAGGACCAGGCCGCGGCAGATCTGCTGCCTGCCTCGCTCAAGTCCTCGGGCAAGCTCATCGTCGGCATCAACGTGCCCTACGCGCCGAACGAGTACAAGGACCCGTCCGGCAAGATCGTCGGCTGGGAGGTCGACCTGCTCAACGCGATGGCGACCAAGCTCGGCGTGACGCCGGTCCTGCAGGAGTCTGGCTTCGACAACATCATCCCCTCGGTCAAGGGCGGCAAGTTCAACATCGGGATGTCCTCCTTCACCGACAACAAGACCCGCGAGGCCCAGGTCGACTTCGTCAACTACTACAGCGCCGGCACCCAGTGGGCCGCACCGGCGGGCAAGACCGTCGACCCGGACAACGCCTGTGGCATGAAGATCGCCGTGCAGACCAGCACCACCCAGGAGACCGACGACCTGCCGGCCAGGAGCAAGGCCTGCACCGCGGCGGGCAAGAAGGCGATCACGATCGTCAAGATCGACAGCCAGGACGCGGTGAACCAGGCAGTGATCCTCGGCCAGGCCGAGGCCTTCGCCGCCGACTCGCCGATCACCCAGTACGCGGTCAAGCAGTCCAACGGCAAGCTGGCGTTGGCCGGCGAGATCTACGGCGCCGCGCCGTACGGCTTCGTGGTGGCCAAGGACGCCGGCACCCTGAAGCAGGCGCTGCAGAAGGCCGTCCAGTCGATGATCGACGACGGCACCTACAAGCAGGTCCTGGACAAGTGGGGGGTCGGCGCCGGTGGTCTCACACAGGCGACCGTCAACGGCGCCCAGAGCTGA
- a CDS encoding enoyl-CoA hydratase-related protein: MADVLLIDRADGVATLTMNRPESMNSLSTELKDALVQALADVGTDDTVRAVVLTGSGRGFCVGQDLSEHIQLLEAGDPAPLRTVVEHYNPIALSLAQMPKPVIAAVNGTAAGAGASFSFACDFRIVAEEAKFLLAFANVGLALDSGASWTLPRLIGAGRALELALLAQPITAETAQRYGLVTQLVPAEQVLPTAQELAARLAAGPTVAYAGIKNAIHHAATATLEQALENEAILQTAAGATADHRAAVAAFVKKEKPVFRGR, translated from the coding sequence ATGGCTGACGTGCTGCTGATCGACCGCGCCGACGGTGTGGCGACCCTGACGATGAACCGCCCCGAGTCGATGAACTCGCTGTCGACCGAGCTCAAGGACGCGCTGGTCCAAGCGCTGGCAGATGTCGGAACAGACGACACCGTGCGGGCCGTGGTGCTGACCGGGAGCGGTCGCGGATTCTGCGTCGGCCAGGACCTCAGTGAGCACATCCAGCTGCTGGAGGCCGGAGACCCGGCTCCGCTGCGCACCGTGGTGGAGCACTACAACCCGATCGCGCTGTCACTGGCTCAGATGCCCAAGCCGGTCATCGCGGCAGTGAACGGCACGGCCGCCGGCGCCGGCGCCTCGTTCAGCTTCGCCTGCGACTTCCGCATCGTCGCCGAAGAGGCCAAGTTCCTGCTGGCCTTCGCCAATGTCGGGCTGGCCCTAGACAGCGGCGCCTCCTGGACGCTGCCCCGGCTGATCGGCGCGGGCCGGGCCCTGGAGCTGGCCCTGCTGGCACAGCCCATCACCGCCGAGACGGCTCAGCGCTACGGGCTGGTGACCCAGCTGGTGCCCGCTGAGCAGGTGCTGCCCACCGCCCAGGAGCTGGCCGCCCGGCTGGCTGCCGGGCCGACCGTGGCCTACGCCGGCATCAAGAACGCCATCCACCACGCCGCGACAGCCACGCTGGAGCAGGCGCTGGAGAACGAGGCCATCCTGCAGACCGCCGCCGGCGCCACTGCCGATCACCGGGCGGCCGTGGCGGCCTTCGTCAAGAAGGAGAAGCCGGTCTTCCGCGGTCGCTGA
- a CDS encoding leucyl aminopeptidase family protein has translation MILLQIPERHTAADVVALGLIGSELQLEEISTEVLPVAAAEACALYVSAEEPDAEAGALHTVTLPGAVPATVLIVGLGDASPEDLRVAAVALGRRIERLPESRSVAVAIHAPSRRQSRALAEGLVLGGYQYSKASDAEDALHQLNLVGTLDRAGLDAGDEAADAAGWARDLGNAPPNELTPARMGELAEQQLTPAGCKVSVHDEAWLTAQGFGGVLAVGGGSAAGPRLIEVTYRPRRKSGAARLPHVVLVGKGITFDTGGLNLKLGDGMRTMHTDMCGGAAVLAAVQYAAMRKLAISVTVLVPAAENAVSGTATRPSDVITHFGGRTTEVGNTDAEGRLILADALGYAVKRLKPDVLIDVATLTGAARVALGMEIGAYFANDDALAAQLEQASADSGEPIWRMPLEHHYVKQLESPVADARNDPGTPGAITAALFLQPFVGDVAWAHLDIAGPARAAADGPVLSHGATGFGARLLAHYLDTMAGSDTMAGLGTAAGSPG, from the coding sequence GTGATCCTGCTGCAGATACCCGAGCGTCACACGGCTGCTGACGTGGTGGCCCTCGGCTTGATCGGATCAGAGCTGCAGCTGGAGGAGATTTCCACCGAGGTGCTGCCGGTGGCCGCCGCCGAGGCCTGCGCGCTGTACGTCTCGGCCGAGGAGCCCGACGCTGAGGCCGGCGCCTTGCACACGGTGACCCTGCCCGGGGCGGTCCCGGCCACCGTCCTGATCGTCGGCCTCGGTGACGCCAGCCCCGAAGACCTGCGGGTGGCGGCGGTCGCGCTGGGCCGGCGGATCGAGCGACTGCCCGAGTCGCGCAGCGTGGCGGTGGCCATCCACGCCCCGAGCCGGCGGCAGAGCCGGGCGCTGGCTGAGGGGCTGGTGCTCGGCGGCTACCAGTACAGCAAGGCCTCCGACGCAGAGGACGCCCTGCATCAGCTGAATCTGGTCGGCACGCTGGACCGGGCCGGCCTGGACGCCGGTGACGAGGCCGCTGACGCCGCCGGTTGGGCTCGCGACCTGGGCAACGCCCCGCCCAACGAACTGACCCCCGCCCGGATGGGCGAGCTGGCCGAGCAGCAGCTGACCCCCGCCGGCTGCAAGGTGAGCGTGCACGACGAGGCGTGGTTGACCGCGCAGGGCTTCGGCGGCGTTCTCGCCGTCGGCGGCGGCTCGGCAGCCGGCCCGCGACTGATCGAGGTGACCTACCGGCCGCGGCGAAAGAGCGGCGCCGCCCGGTTGCCGCACGTGGTGCTCGTCGGCAAGGGGATCACCTTCGACACCGGCGGCCTGAACCTCAAACTGGGCGACGGCATGCGCACCATGCACACCGACATGTGCGGGGGAGCGGCGGTGCTCGCCGCGGTCCAGTACGCGGCGATGCGCAAGCTGGCGATCTCGGTGACCGTCCTGGTGCCGGCCGCCGAGAACGCCGTGTCGGGGACCGCGACGCGGCCTTCGGACGTGATCACCCACTTCGGTGGACGCACCACCGAGGTCGGCAACACCGACGCCGAGGGCCGGTTGATCCTGGCCGACGCGCTCGGTTATGCGGTCAAGCGGCTCAAGCCGGACGTGCTGATCGACGTCGCCACCCTGACCGGCGCCGCCAGAGTGGCGCTCGGAATGGAGATCGGCGCCTACTTCGCCAACGACGACGCCCTCGCCGCCCAGCTGGAACAGGCCAGCGCGGACTCCGGAGAGCCGATCTGGCGGATGCCGCTGGAGCATCACTACGTCAAGCAGCTGGAGTCCCCGGTGGCCGACGCGCGCAACGATCCCGGCACCCCGGGGGCGATCACGGCGGCGCTGTTCCTGCAGCCGTTCGTCGGTGACGTCGCCTGGGCGCACCTGGACATCGCCGGGCCGGCGAGGGCCGCCGCTGACGGGCCGGTGCTGTCCCACGGCGCCACCGGGTTCGGCGCCCGGCTGCTGGCTCACTACCTGGACACCATGGCCGGCTCAGACACCATGGCCGGCTTAGGGACCGCGGCCGGCTCACCCGGCTGA
- the glgC gene encoding glucose-1-phosphate adenylyltransferase, which yields MAAGVRVLGIVLAGGEGKRLWPLTADRAKPAVPFGGNYRLVDFVLSNMVNAGFLRICVLTQYKSHSLDRHITQTWRMSQLLGNYVTPVPAQQRLGPRWYTGSADAILQSMNLITDDKPTHIAVFGADHVYRMDPKQMLERHIDSGCGVTVAGIRVPRDQADQFGVIDADVNGKVLQFLEKPADPPGLPNDPDVSYASMGNYIFTTEALVEALRADAEDPTSVHDMGGSIMPWMVERGRASVYDFDDNDIPGSEERDRGYWRDVGTMDAYYDANMDLVSVHPIFNLYNSAWPIYTFHEQLPPAKFVDGGLAQESIVGAGAIISGSTVRSSVVSPNVKIRNGAYVEGSVIMDNVVIGEGAVVRRAILDKNVVIAPGAHIGVDLESDRSRYHVSESGVVVLGKAERAGF from the coding sequence ATGGCTGCTGGCGTCCGGGTACTCGGCATCGTCCTGGCTGGTGGTGAGGGAAAGCGGCTGTGGCCCCTCACCGCGGACCGGGCAAAGCCGGCAGTGCCCTTCGGGGGTAATTACCGGCTGGTCGACTTCGTGCTGTCCAACATGGTGAACGCGGGCTTCCTGCGGATCTGCGTGTTGACCCAGTACAAGTCGCACTCGCTGGACCGGCACATCACCCAGACCTGGCGGATGTCGCAGTTACTCGGTAACTACGTGACTCCGGTGCCGGCTCAGCAGCGGCTGGGCCCGCGCTGGTACACCGGCAGCGCCGACGCGATCCTGCAGTCGATGAACCTGATCACCGACGACAAGCCCACGCACATCGCGGTGTTCGGCGCCGACCACGTGTACCGGATGGATCCCAAGCAGATGCTGGAGCGGCACATCGACTCCGGCTGCGGGGTCACCGTGGCCGGCATCCGGGTGCCGCGCGACCAGGCCGACCAGTTCGGCGTGATCGACGCCGACGTCAACGGCAAGGTGCTGCAGTTCCTGGAGAAGCCGGCCGACCCGCCGGGCCTGCCCAACGACCCCGACGTCAGCTACGCCTCGATGGGCAACTACATCTTCACCACCGAGGCGCTGGTCGAGGCGCTGCGGGCCGACGCCGAGGACCCGACCTCGGTGCACGACATGGGCGGCTCGATCATGCCGTGGATGGTCGAACGCGGCCGGGCGTCGGTCTATGACTTCGACGACAACGACATCCCGGGCTCGGAGGAGCGCGACCGCGGCTACTGGCGCGACGTCGGGACCATGGACGCCTACTACGACGCGAACATGGACCTGGTCAGCGTCCACCCGATCTTCAACCTCTACAACTCGGCCTGGCCGATCTACACCTTTCACGAGCAGTTGCCGCCGGCCAAGTTCGTCGACGGCGGCCTGGCCCAGGAGTCGATCGTCGGCGCCGGGGCGATCATCTCCGGCTCCACGGTGCGCAGCAGCGTGGTGTCGCCCAACGTCAAGATCCGCAACGGCGCCTACGTCGAGGGGTCGGTGATCATGGACAACGTGGTGATCGGCGAGGGTGCCGTGGTGCGCCGGGCGATCCTGGACAAGAACGTGGTGATCGCTCCCGGCGCCCACATCGGTGTCGACCTCGAATCCGACCGCAGCCGTTACCACGTGTCCGAAAGCGGCGTGGTGGTGCTCGGCAAGGCTGAGCGGGCGGGCTTCTGA
- a CDS encoding LysR family transcriptional regulator, whose translation MLAPHQLHTLRTVLATGSYAGAAAELRYTPSAVSQQMSALEKATGLVLFERGAQSVRPTAHAHLLAERAADVLAMLAGLDREVAAIARGEAGQLRIGSFPTASARLLPAALAALRQQRPGVEIEVDEGELDALLPRLLSGELDLALAYRYDTVPPGWPARLAETEVLREPLYLLLPAGHRLAGAPLRLAALAAERWVAPLAGSPGALNLDRLAARAGFVPRVSFRSNDYSVVRGLVGAGLGVALVPGLGVSDTDGVLPTPLLGRSPRRAVLALHRPAAHNSLIAAALSAIRATARTLD comes from the coding sequence ATGCTCGCTCCGCATCAGCTGCACACCCTGCGCACCGTGCTGGCCACTGGCTCCTACGCCGGCGCGGCCGCCGAGTTGCGTTACACGCCCTCCGCGGTCTCCCAGCAGATGTCGGCGCTGGAGAAGGCCACCGGCCTGGTCCTGTTCGAGCGCGGCGCGCAGAGCGTCCGGCCGACCGCGCACGCCCACCTGCTGGCCGAGCGGGCCGCCGACGTGCTGGCGATGCTGGCCGGCCTGGACCGCGAGGTGGCCGCGATCGCCCGGGGCGAGGCCGGCCAGTTGCGGATCGGCAGTTTTCCGACCGCCTCGGCCAGGCTGCTGCCGGCCGCGTTGGCCGCCCTGCGACAGCAGCGTCCAGGTGTCGAGATCGAGGTGGACGAGGGCGAGCTGGACGCGCTGCTGCCCCGGTTGCTGTCCGGCGAGCTCGACCTGGCGTTGGCCTATCGCTATGACACCGTGCCGCCCGGCTGGCCCGCCCGGCTGGCCGAGACCGAGGTGCTGCGCGAGCCGCTGTACCTGCTGCTGCCGGCCGGGCATCGGCTGGCCGGCGCTCCGTTGCGGTTGGCCGCGTTGGCGGCCGAGCGCTGGGTGGCCCCGCTGGCCGGCTCACCGGGCGCGCTGAACCTGGACCGGTTGGCGGCCCGAGCCGGCTTCGTGCCGCGAGTCAGCTTTCGCAGCAACGACTACTCGGTGGTGCGGGGCCTGGTCGGGGCAGGCCTGGGGGTCGCCCTGGTTCCGGGCCTGGGCGTCAGCGACACCGACGGCGTGCTGCCGACCCCGCTGCTGGGACGCTCACCGCGGCGTGCCGTGCTGGCCTTGCACCGGCCGGCGGCGCACAACAGCTTGATCGCCGCGGCTCTGAGCGCGATCCGGGCCACCGCCCGGACGCTGGACTGA
- a CDS encoding amino acid ABC transporter ATP-binding protein — translation MSRPMVRSESVCKSFGALQVLKGISLTVERGEVMCLVGPSGSGKSTFLRCINHLEQVTAGRLWVDGELVGYHERGGKLHEMPARDAARQRRDIGMVFQRFNLFPHLTALENITEAPIRVKKQKKAVAVERARELLAQVGLSEKEKAYPAQLSGGQQQRVAIARALAMDPKLMLFDEPTSALDPELVGEVLDVMKELARGGMTMIVVTHEMGFAREVADQLVFMDAGVVVESGNPREVLANPQHDRTKAFLSKVL, via the coding sequence ATGAGCCGGCCCATGGTGCGCAGCGAGTCGGTGTGCAAGTCCTTCGGCGCGCTGCAGGTGCTCAAGGGCATCTCCTTGACCGTCGAGCGGGGCGAGGTGATGTGCCTGGTCGGGCCGTCGGGCTCGGGCAAGTCCACCTTTCTGCGCTGCATCAACCACCTGGAGCAGGTCACTGCCGGCCGGCTCTGGGTCGACGGTGAGCTGGTCGGCTACCACGAACGCGGCGGCAAGCTGCATGAGATGCCGGCCAGGGACGCGGCCCGTCAGCGCCGCGACATCGGAATGGTCTTTCAGCGGTTCAACCTCTTTCCGCACCTGACGGCGCTGGAGAACATCACCGAGGCGCCGATCCGGGTGAAGAAGCAGAAGAAGGCGGTGGCCGTCGAGCGGGCTCGGGAGTTGCTGGCCCAGGTCGGGCTCTCGGAGAAGGAGAAGGCCTACCCCGCCCAGCTGTCCGGCGGGCAGCAGCAACGGGTCGCCATCGCCCGGGCGCTGGCGATGGACCCGAAGCTCATGCTGTTCGACGAGCCGACCTCGGCGCTGGACCCGGAGCTGGTCGGCGAGGTCCTGGACGTGATGAAGGAGCTGGCCCGCGGCGGCATGACCATGATCGTGGTCACCCACGAGATGGGCTTCGCCCGGGAGGTCGCCGACCAGCTGGTGTTCATGGACGCTGGAGTCGTGGTCGAGTCGGGCAACCCCCGCGAGGTGCTGGCCAATCCGCAGCACGACCGGACCAAGGCGTTCCTGTCCAAGGTGCTGTGA
- a CDS encoding DUF3117 domain-containing protein, which produces MAAMKPRTGDGPLEVTKEGRGLVMRVPLEGGGRLVVELSADEASALSQALSAAVG; this is translated from the coding sequence ATGGCGGCGATGAAGCCGCGGACGGGTGATGGTCCGCTGGAAGTCACCAAGGAGGGTCGTGGCTTGGTGATGCGCGTCCCGCTGGAAGGCGGCGGTCGTCTCGTCGTCGAGCTTTCTGCTGATGAGGCAAGCGCGCTGTCACAGGCGTTGTCAGCGGCCGTAGGTTAG
- a CDS encoding amino acid ABC transporter permease translates to MSVSHPDAGKAAGAAGSSPELIQAVPLRRPGRWVAAVLVVLLLGLFLYGAATNSAYDWSTVGQYLFDERVSQAAMITLSLTALAMFFAILLGVVLAVMRLSPNPILKWVSFGYLWVFRGTPVYVQLVFWGLLVVIYPEIDLGIPFVHQFAHVQTQSFFTYYWLAVIGLALNEAAYMAEIVRAGITSVDEGQDEAARALGMSWGQSTRRIVLPQAMRVIIPPTGNELISMLKTTSLVTAVPYTKELYSRTRDLSVETFNPIPMLLVASIWYLFFTSILMVGQFYLERHFARGASRKMSVRQLQALANAQGVGDQHGRLG, encoded by the coding sequence GTGTCTGTCTCACACCCTGACGCCGGGAAGGCCGCCGGCGCCGCTGGGAGCAGCCCTGAGTTGATCCAGGCGGTGCCGCTGCGGCGACCGGGCCGGTGGGTCGCGGCCGTGCTGGTGGTCCTGCTGCTGGGCCTGTTCCTCTACGGCGCGGCGACCAACTCGGCCTATGACTGGTCGACCGTCGGGCAGTACCTGTTCGACGAGCGGGTCAGCCAGGCGGCGATGATCACGCTGTCGCTGACCGCGCTGGCGATGTTCTTCGCGATCCTGCTCGGAGTCGTGCTCGCGGTGATGCGGCTGTCGCCGAACCCGATCCTGAAGTGGGTGAGCTTCGGCTATCTCTGGGTCTTCCGGGGCACCCCGGTGTACGTGCAGCTGGTGTTCTGGGGGCTGTTGGTCGTCATCTACCCCGAGATCGACCTCGGCATCCCGTTCGTGCACCAGTTCGCCCACGTCCAGACCCAGAGCTTCTTCACCTACTACTGGCTGGCCGTGATCGGGCTGGCTCTCAACGAGGCGGCCTACATGGCCGAGATCGTCCGGGCCGGCATCACCAGCGTGGACGAGGGGCAGGACGAGGCAGCCCGGGCGTTGGGCATGTCGTGGGGGCAGTCGACGAGGCGGATCGTGCTGCCGCAGGCGATGCGGGTGATCATCCCGCCGACCGGCAACGAGCTGATCTCGATGCTCAAGACCACCTCGCTGGTCACCGCGGTGCCCTACACCAAGGAGCTCTACAGCCGCACCCGCGACCTGTCGGTGGAGACCTTCAACCCGATCCCGATGCTGCTGGTGGCCTCGATCTGGTACCTGTTCTTCACCTCGATCCTGATGGTCGGTCAGTTCTATCTGGAGCGTCACTTCGCCCGGGGGGCCTCGCGCAAGATGTCGGTCAGGCAACTGCAAGCGCTGGCCAACGCCCAGGGCGTCGGCGACCAGCACGGGCGCCTCGGATGA
- the glgA gene encoding glycogen synthase — translation MRAALISREYPPEVYGGAGVHIEFLARELRKLIEVEVHCFGAERDEPGVHAYRTPPGLAAANPALATLGVDLEIAAGLMSDGAPVADLVHSHTWYANLAGHLASMMYDIPHVVTAHSLEPLRPWKAEQLGGGYRISSWAERSAYEAAAAVVAVSNGMRADILAAYPALESSRVHVIPNGIDTELYAPVPARDVLRHYGLDPDRPIALFVGRITRQKGVGHLVAAAADFTPGVQLALCAGAPDTPELAAEITEAVHRLQAGRKGVVWIQEMLPREQLLQLLSAADLFLCPSIYEPQGIVNLEAMACETAVVASRVGGIPDVVVEGETGLLVDYAADPKEFEAGFAAAVNELLADSGRLQSMGLAGRERAVTQYGWDAIAARTVRLYQSLR, via the coding sequence ATGCGCGCAGCACTGATCAGCCGGGAGTACCCGCCCGAGGTCTACGGCGGGGCAGGGGTCCACATCGAGTTCCTGGCGCGCGAGTTGCGCAAGCTGATCGAGGTGGAGGTGCACTGCTTCGGCGCCGAGCGCGACGAGCCCGGCGTGCACGCCTATCGGACGCCGCCCGGCCTGGCCGCGGCCAACCCGGCGCTGGCCACCCTGGGCGTCGACCTCGAGATCGCGGCGGGTCTGATGTCTGACGGCGCGCCAGTCGCGGACCTGGTGCACTCGCACACCTGGTACGCCAACCTCGCCGGTCACCTGGCCTCGATGATGTACGACATCCCCCACGTGGTGACCGCGCACTCGCTGGAGCCGCTGCGGCCGTGGAAGGCCGAGCAGCTCGGCGGCGGTTACCGCATCTCATCCTGGGCCGAGCGCAGCGCCTATGAAGCGGCCGCGGCGGTGGTGGCGGTCAGCAACGGGATGCGCGCTGACATCCTCGCCGCCTACCCCGCGCTGGAGTCCTCACGGGTGCACGTGATCCCGAACGGAATCGACACCGAGCTCTACGCGCCGGTGCCCGCGCGCGACGTGCTACGGCACTACGGGCTGGACCCCGACCGCCCGATCGCGCTGTTCGTCGGCCGGATCACCCGGCAGAAGGGCGTCGGGCATCTGGTCGCGGCCGCCGCCGACTTCACCCCGGGCGTGCAGCTCGCGCTGTGCGCCGGCGCCCCGGACACCCCTGAGCTCGCCGCCGAGATCACCGAGGCCGTCCACCGGTTGCAGGCCGGCCGCAAGGGCGTCGTCTGGATCCAGGAGATGCTGCCGCGCGAGCAACTGCTGCAACTGCTCAGCGCCGCCGACCTGTTCCTGTGCCCGTCGATCTACGAGCCGCAGGGCATCGTCAACCTCGAGGCGATGGCGTGCGAGACCGCGGTGGTGGCCTCCCGGGTCGGCGGCATCCCCGACGTGGTGGTCGAGGGCGAGACCGGCCTGCTGGTGGACTACGCCGCGGACCCGAAGGAGTTCGAGGCCGGCTTCGCCGCGGCCGTCAACGAGCTGCTCGCCGACTCAGGGCGGTTGCAGTCGATGGGACTGGCCGGCCGGGAGCGCGCGGTCACCCAGTACGGCTGGGACGCCATCGCCGCCCGCACGGTGCGGTTGTACCAGTCGTTGCGCTGA
- a CDS encoding FAD-dependent oxidoreductase: MSEVGWDADPGVAGWPGLPALSGDLRADVCVVGLGGSGLAAVGEVLRRGLSVVGVDAGRVAAGAAGRNGGFLLGGPAISVHHAGAGWGLAAALELYRQTLDEIAELARLLGPEVVRQVGSLRIAGLPGEPADELEEADRQAELADCHEQHEVLREHGIAVRRYDGELGAGLFLPDDAAMNPARRALGLATLYGGDPGRARLFENSPVTAISAGRVQTAAGAVSAGLVVVAVDGRLEVLLPELAGRVRTARLQMLATEPVAPGRLPCPVYGRWGYDYAQQDQAGRLFVGGGRDRFLDQEWTTRTSPTAGVQAWIEQAAARFAGAPVRVSHRWAASVGYTEDARPLVTEARPGVIACGGYNGTGNLVGPVAARAAVALGLDGVPPPACFSS, translated from the coding sequence ATGAGCGAGGTGGGTTGGGACGCTGACCCCGGGGTCGCCGGCTGGCCGGGACTGCCGGCGCTGAGCGGTGACCTGCGGGCCGACGTGTGCGTGGTGGGGCTCGGCGGCAGCGGGTTGGCCGCGGTCGGCGAGGTGCTGCGCCGGGGGCTGTCGGTGGTGGGCGTGGACGCCGGCCGGGTGGCCGCGGGCGCGGCCGGGCGCAACGGCGGGTTCCTGCTCGGCGGCCCGGCCATCAGCGTTCACCACGCCGGCGCCGGCTGGGGCCTGGCCGCCGCCCTGGAGCTCTACCGCCAGACCCTCGACGAGATCGCCGAGCTGGCCCGGCTGCTGGGTCCGGAGGTGGTCCGCCAGGTCGGTTCGCTGCGGATCGCCGGGTTGCCGGGCGAGCCGGCGGACGAGCTCGAAGAGGCTGACCGGCAGGCGGAGCTGGCCGATTGCCACGAGCAGCACGAGGTGCTGCGCGAGCACGGCATCGCGGTGCGCCGCTATGACGGCGAACTCGGCGCCGGGTTGTTCCTGCCCGACGACGCGGCGATGAACCCGGCCCGCCGGGCGTTGGGGCTGGCCACGCTGTACGGCGGCGATCCCGGCCGAGCCCGGCTGTTCGAGAACAGCCCGGTCACCGCGATCAGCGCCGGCCGGGTGCAGACCGCCGCCGGCGCGGTGTCAGCGGGGTTGGTGGTGGTCGCCGTCGACGGCCGGCTGGAGGTGCTGCTGCCCGAGCTGGCCGGCCGGGTGCGGACCGCGCGGCTGCAGATGCTGGCCACCGAGCCGGTGGCGCCGGGGCGGTTGCCCTGCCCGGTGTACGGCCGGTGGGGTTATGACTACGCCCAGCAGGACCAGGCCGGCCGGCTGTTCGTCGGCGGTGGCCGGGACCGGTTCCTCGATCAGGAGTGGACGACGCGGACGAGCCCGACAGCCGGGGTGCAGGCCTGGATCGAGCAGGCCGCGGCCCGGTTCGCCGGCGCCCCGGTCCGGGTCAGCCACCGGTGGGCCGCCTCGGTCGGCTACACCGAAGACGCCCGCCCGCTGGTGACCGAGGCCCGACCCGGAGTCATCGCCTGCGGTGGCTACAACGGCACCGGCAACCTCGTCGGGCCGGTCGCCGCCCGGGCGGCGGTGGCGCTGGGCCTGGACGGCGTTCCGCCGCCGGCCTGCTTCAGCAGCTGA